Proteins encoded by one window of Deinococcus radiodurans R1 = ATCC 13939 = DSM 20539:
- a CDS encoding DUF11 domain-containing protein, translated as MRTFSSLSAVVAALALGTAGAQTLATPPTTPAGTEIINKAEITFTPESTPTNPNPPSETIETPPVITVVNPVPSFTITPNDGSKDTTQPDYTNPGQTREVKPCDKNVTFAYTLTNTGNVNGESYTLTNTPDPTGAVKTPENIRFYLDSNNNGQLDQSEIAAGATTTITDVAINQTVKFFQVYDVPCTATSTDKFGGDPTGTRNDNPNFSNDPTLPRDANNSNTVTINRKDGVVIGPKADPDGNGNPVTPAYNSPEGINIVPTASDTQVATVTTLPTSGVTVTFTNTIQNTGNRTDTFELTQTNTFPAGTTVVFKDANGNALPTVNGKPVVQNVPENGTVDIQVIVTLPAGVTPTQLSGQPAVTVTTTSQNDPTKSDTTKDIIEVKVPGIAFGDPTPGLGGDPTPVGTPPTGVPGNPGTPLTPGNPQTCTAPIRTYLPMEIANLGSQDDAFVVSGTAPVTVLNPDGTVNPTPVIVPVVYYRDVNGDGKLDAGDTELQGGNTGTIKPGEEIKLIAVVDVPCAAAQQTITLNQEAKSPTTGVSQKDPNDTITVGGNGGKPIVTKTVDKATANPGDTLTYTIIGKNTSNANVKQALVCDTVPTNTTFVSFTATTNASGTVVYSNNGGSSWSASATAPAAGAKVCAGVDTNNDGKVDAADILKPGETITVTYQVKVN; from the coding sequence CTGGGTACTGCTGGGGCACAGACCCTCGCTACTCCCCCCACTACTCCCGCGGGCACGGAGATCATCAACAAGGCGGAAATCACCTTCACGCCCGAATCCACCCCGACCAACCCCAACCCCCCCAGCGAAACCATTGAGACGCCGCCCGTCATCACGGTGGTCAACCCGGTGCCGAGCTTTACCATCACCCCCAACGACGGCAGCAAGGACACCACCCAGCCCGACTACACCAACCCCGGTCAGACCAGGGAAGTCAAGCCGTGCGACAAGAACGTGACCTTTGCTTACACGTTGACCAACACCGGCAACGTGAACGGCGAGTCGTACACGCTGACCAACACGCCTGACCCCACCGGCGCGGTCAAGACCCCCGAGAACATCCGGTTCTACCTCGACAGCAACAACAACGGTCAGCTCGACCAGAGCGAGATTGCTGCGGGAGCCACCACCACCATCACGGACGTGGCGATCAACCAGACCGTCAAGTTCTTCCAGGTCTACGACGTGCCCTGCACCGCGACGAGCACCGACAAGTTCGGTGGCGATCCCACCGGCACCCGCAACGACAACCCCAACTTCAGCAACGATCCCACCCTGCCGCGTGACGCCAACAACTCCAACACCGTCACCATCAACCGCAAGGATGGCGTCGTGATCGGGCCTAAGGCTGACCCGGACGGCAACGGCAACCCCGTGACCCCCGCTTACAACAGCCCCGAAGGCATCAACATCGTCCCCACGGCCAGCGACACCCAGGTGGCGACCGTGACCACGCTGCCGACGAGCGGCGTGACTGTCACCTTCACCAATACCATCCAGAACACCGGCAACCGCACCGACACCTTCGAACTGACCCAGACCAACACCTTCCCTGCCGGAACCACGGTCGTGTTCAAGGACGCCAACGGCAACGCCCTGCCCACCGTCAACGGCAAGCCCGTCGTGCAGAATGTGCCTGAAAACGGCACTGTCGACATCCAGGTCATCGTGACGCTGCCTGCCGGCGTGACCCCCACCCAGCTCTCCGGTCAGCCTGCGGTGACGGTCACCACCACCAGCCAGAACGACCCGACCAAGAGCGACACCACCAAGGACATCATCGAAGTCAAGGTGCCCGGTATCGCCTTCGGTGACCCCACTCCTGGCCTCGGCGGTGACCCGACCCCCGTCGGCACGCCTCCCACGGGCGTTCCCGGCAACCCCGGCACCCCTCTCACCCCTGGCAACCCCCAGACCTGCACGGCGCCTATCCGCACCTACCTGCCGATGGAAATTGCCAACCTGGGCAGCCAGGACGACGCCTTCGTGGTCAGCGGCACCGCGCCTGTGACCGTCCTCAACCCCGACGGCACCGTCAACCCCACCCCCGTGATCGTGCCCGTGGTGTACTACCGCGACGTGAACGGCGACGGCAAGCTCGACGCTGGCGACACCGAGCTCCAGGGCGGCAACACCGGCACCATCAAGCCCGGTGAAGAAATCAAGCTGATTGCTGTGGTCGACGTGCCCTGCGCCGCCGCCCAGCAGACCATCACGCTGAACCAGGAAGCCAAGTCGCCCACCACCGGCGTGTCTCAGAAGGATCCCAACGACACCATCACCGTCGGCGGCAACGGCGGCAAGCCCATCGTCACCAAGACGGTCGACAAGGCCACCGCCAACCCCGGCGATACGCTGACCTACACCATCATCGGCAAGAACACCTCGAACGCCAACGTGAAGCAGGCCCTGGTGTGCGACACCGTGCCGACCAACACCACGTTCGTGAGCTTCACGGCCACCACCAACGCCAGCGGTACCGTCGTGTACTCAAACAACGGCGGCTCCAGCTGGAGCGCGAGCGCCACGGCCCCCGCTGCGGGCGCCAAAGTGTGCGCGGGTGTGGACACCAACAACGATGGCAAAGTCGACGCGGCTGACATCCTCAAGCCCGGCGAAACCATCACCGTGACCTACCAGGTCAAGGTGAACTGA
- a CDS encoding DUF11 domain-containing protein yields MQQSLGLKESRPKVVGPLLALSLALGTPALAAGTPAGTIIRNQATLEYLLLSGTPETITTPPVETVVSPVCSVSVLPNGTVSAPGQSLSLDPGQSGLLRYTLFNAGNTTNTYALEAVNEAGSQFAPQLAIYQDLNGNGVVDNGEGPLSNVAVNADQTVNLLVQVVTGSAARGTAFPNLIASCGGGASTNGRDADNVSQVTLTNPPVLALQKTFTPAEVRAGGETTVNLTLTNNGGDSREAVLTDLLNTPELRDFVFVSGSARLGGNARDAVIEYTADGSSWNTVQPPNVAGIRVRTSSVPAGGSLQLSFTLRAPRVTATTRRNVATVVSGGQTIEATAPIGIRPVVEIALGPQGNPRALPGGEMSADDRQVRDSVVGGQEVCFTHTVQNLGDLTDTISTGVSRINEGANYTLRDMAGKPINGDFVVTLEPQQTADFQACYSYPTAERTSLEAVLTSRSSQGAADNRTVDQITTVYPNTIGLTKTSDRGQNALVAPGEELTYTLTFTNTLPVPLNGVVVRDPLGVIYPPGTPSPIRPTSVTRPATAAVPSKAPAAAASVTTASRPLAAQATNVGALEFVRADRGGVLENGEVVWRLGTVQPGETVTLHVTVRVPATMTDGAVIHNIYTLTSTELPTPLESPPATNTVFNPGNFELTKTSNPTTVVFGETITYIFTVTNRSTVVPLKNVQVQDTLPAGLVYQENSSGYRAGLSGEFTPIQPTIRDRTYVWTIPEVAPGASAQVSFRAIVTPEAGTQLRNNAVGRAVASERETNSRPTGVLNRVEPLSFGVNNADLVGYVFLDRNRNGVYDYLVDLPCPKARVILANGRIELTDNEGRYHFRNVREQTWGLRLDPNSVALPALQMPQDSGRPGSRQVYVRGLTSVDFALAPDGGDIAVIRDTTLRISGGPEGAQKTMQVQKQVFTTPDAGVYRVQLILGNQQPLPGFTLTDPLPTGAQLVDGENVLNFDPLPSGERAVTYRFRWQGDSKAAVTDPTASWRY; encoded by the coding sequence GTGCAACAATCCCTTGGACTGAAAGAGTCTCGCCCGAAGGTCGTGGGGCCGTTGCTGGCCCTGTCGCTGGCCCTGGGTACCCCCGCCCTGGCCGCCGGTACCCCCGCCGGGACCATCATTCGCAACCAGGCCACCCTGGAATATCTGCTGCTCAGCGGCACCCCCGAAACGATCACCACCCCGCCGGTAGAAACGGTGGTCAGCCCTGTTTGTAGTGTGAGTGTGCTGCCCAACGGCACCGTCAGCGCACCCGGTCAGAGTCTGTCTCTCGATCCGGGGCAGAGCGGGCTGCTGCGGTACACGCTCTTCAACGCGGGCAACACCACCAATACCTACGCACTCGAAGCGGTCAACGAGGCGGGGTCGCAGTTTGCGCCGCAACTCGCCATCTATCAGGATCTCAACGGCAACGGCGTCGTGGACAACGGAGAAGGGCCGCTGAGCAACGTGGCGGTCAATGCCGACCAGACGGTCAATCTGCTGGTGCAGGTGGTGACGGGCAGCGCGGCGCGCGGGACCGCATTCCCCAACCTGATTGCCAGTTGCGGTGGCGGAGCGTCCACCAATGGGCGTGATGCCGACAACGTTTCGCAGGTCACCCTGACCAACCCACCGGTGCTGGCGCTGCAAAAGACCTTCACCCCCGCCGAGGTGCGGGCGGGCGGCGAAACCACCGTCAACCTGACCTTGACCAACAACGGCGGCGACTCGCGTGAAGCGGTGCTGACCGACCTGCTGAACACGCCTGAGCTGCGTGACTTCGTGTTTGTCAGTGGGAGCGCTCGCCTGGGCGGCAACGCGAGAGACGCTGTCATTGAATACACCGCCGACGGGAGCAGTTGGAACACGGTGCAGCCCCCGAACGTGGCGGGCATCCGGGTGCGGACCTCGTCGGTGCCGGCGGGCGGCAGCCTGCAACTTTCCTTCACGCTGCGTGCCCCCCGTGTGACGGCTACTACCCGGCGCAACGTCGCCACAGTCGTCAGCGGCGGTCAGACCATCGAAGCGACGGCGCCTATCGGAATTCGTCCAGTCGTTGAAATCGCCTTGGGGCCGCAGGGCAACCCTCGTGCGCTGCCCGGCGGCGAGATGAGCGCCGACGACCGTCAGGTGCGCGACAGCGTCGTGGGCGGCCAAGAAGTGTGCTTTACCCACACCGTGCAGAACCTCGGCGACCTGACCGACACCATCAGCACTGGGGTCAGCCGCATCAATGAAGGCGCCAATTACACTCTGCGCGACATGGCCGGGAAACCGATCAACGGGGACTTCGTGGTCACGCTCGAGCCGCAGCAGACCGCCGATTTCCAGGCGTGTTACTCCTACCCGACCGCCGAGCGCACCTCGCTCGAAGCGGTGCTGACCAGCCGCAGCTCGCAGGGCGCGGCGGACAACCGCACGGTGGACCAGATCACCACCGTCTACCCCAACACCATCGGCCTGACCAAGACGAGCGACCGGGGGCAGAACGCGCTGGTGGCCCCCGGCGAAGAACTGACCTACACTCTGACTTTCACCAACACGCTGCCGGTGCCGCTCAATGGTGTAGTGGTGCGCGACCCACTCGGCGTGATCTACCCGCCCGGCACCCCCAGCCCCATCAGGCCGACCAGCGTGACCCGGCCCGCGACGGCGGCGGTGCCGAGCAAGGCGCCCGCAGCGGCAGCCAGCGTGACCACGGCGAGCCGGCCTCTGGCGGCCCAGGCCACCAATGTCGGCGCTCTGGAGTTCGTGCGGGCCGACCGGGGCGGCGTGCTGGAAAACGGCGAGGTCGTCTGGCGACTCGGCACCGTGCAGCCGGGCGAAACCGTGACCCTGCACGTGACGGTGCGGGTGCCGGCCACGATGACCGACGGCGCCGTCATCCACAACATCTACACCCTGACGAGCACCGAGCTGCCCACGCCGCTGGAATCGCCGCCTGCCACCAACACGGTGTTCAACCCCGGCAACTTCGAACTGACCAAGACGAGCAACCCCACCACCGTGGTCTTTGGGGAAACGATCACCTACATCTTTACCGTAACCAACCGCAGCACCGTGGTTCCGCTGAAAAACGTCCAAGTGCAGGACACCCTGCCGGCTGGGCTGGTCTATCAGGAGAACAGCAGCGGCTACCGCGCGGGCCTGTCGGGTGAGTTCACCCCGATTCAGCCGACCATCCGTGACCGGACCTACGTCTGGACCATCCCCGAGGTGGCTCCCGGCGCGAGCGCGCAGGTCAGCTTTCGCGCCATCGTGACGCCGGAAGCGGGCACGCAGCTTCGCAACAACGCTGTGGGCCGCGCCGTCGCCAGCGAGCGCGAAACCAACTCGCGTCCGACAGGCGTGCTCAACCGGGTCGAGCCGCTGAGCTTCGGGGTCAACAACGCCGACCTGGTCGGTTACGTCTTCCTCGACCGCAACCGCAACGGCGTGTACGACTACCTCGTCGACCTGCCCTGCCCCAAGGCGCGGGTGATTCTCGCCAATGGCCGCATCGAGTTGACCGACAACGAGGGCCGTTACCACTTCCGCAACGTGCGCGAGCAGACCTGGGGCCTGCGCCTCGACCCCAACTCGGTGGCGCTGCCCGCGCTGCAAATGCCGCAGGATAGTGGCCGCCCTGGCAGCCGCCAGGTGTACGTGCGCGGCCTGACCAGCGTGGACTTCGCGCTCGCGCCTGACGGCGGCGACATCGCCGTGATCCGCGACACCACGCTGCGGATCAGCGGCGGCCCCGAGGGCGCCCAGAAGACCATGCAGGTGCAAAAGCAGGTGTTCACCACGCCGGACGCCGGCGTCTACCGCGTGCAGCTTATTCTGGGCAACCAGCAGCCGCTGCCCGGCTTTACCCTGACCGATCCGCTGCCGACGGGCGCACAGCTCGTGGACGGCGAGAACGTCCTCAATTTCGATCCCCTGCCCAGCGGCGAACGCGCGGTGACCTACCGCTTCCGCTGGCAGGGTGATTCCAAGGCCGCCGTCACCGACCCGACGGCAAGCTGGAGGTACTGA